Proteins from one Enoplosus armatus isolate fEnoArm2 chromosome 4, fEnoArm2.hap1, whole genome shotgun sequence genomic window:
- the tas2r202 gene encoding taste receptor, type 2, member 202, whose product MLGTNKLALWVMTGLLAITTVFFNVYIFLMSLWNYKQKKQWTPSETIVTALSVANVAHQLVCYFWMTMDEVDNKCHIVQMPYTIMLLLIYSLKFTIMWDTSFLTFYYSTKLVNTPNRCYTHIQAAILKHVSLAVFLLPLCGLGTCMPMLVVFHPDNNTASNKDCGVLMPDTLPGQVYEAVYLLLADVLPGVLMAKCCISISVHLAIHLRHMKASTNGAHRPKLGSQMRVIQMSLSLVAIFILFLVIDLYVHYQIAVNHENVIVLTFFFTSIYTTATAVVLIYGKKTFWKALLHEFNVCLDEYPCLSCLKVPEQKTKPSTPAKVKN is encoded by the coding sequence ATGCTTGGGACAAATAAACTAGCCCTCTGGGTAATGACCGGTCTGTTGGCCATCACAACTGTCTTCTTTAATGTCTACATCTTCTTGATGAGTCTGTGGAACTACAAGCAGAAGAAGCAGTGGACTCCCAGTGAAACCATCGTCACGGCTCTGTCGGTGGCCAACGTGGCTCACCAGCTGGTCTGTTACTTCTGGATGACCATGGATGAGGTGGACAACAAGTGCCACATCGTCCAGATGCCTTATACCATCATGCTGCTGTTAATCTACAGCCTCAAGTTCACCATCATGTGGGACACCAGCTTTCTCACTTTTTACTACAGCACCAAGCTGGTGAACACGCCCAATCGCTGCTACACGCACATCCAGGCCGCCATCCTCAAGCATGTGAGCttggctgtttttctcctccctctgtgcgGCCTGGGCACCTGCATGCCGATGCTTGTGGTGTTTCACCCCGACAACAACACCGCATCGAACAAAGACTGCGGGGTTTTGATGCCCGACACGCTCCCTGGCCAGGTCTATGAAGCCGTGTACCTGCTCCTCGCTGATGTACTGCCCGGGGTGCTCATGGCGAAATGCTGCATCTCCATCTCAGTCCACCTGGCCATCCACCTCCGCCACATGAAAGCCAGCACCAACGGAGCCCACCGCCCGAAGCTGGGCTCCCAGATGAGGGTGATCCAGATGTCTTTGTCTCTGGTCGccatcttcatcctcttcctcgtgATCGACCTGTATGTCCACTACCAGATAGCGGTGAACCACGAGAACGTCATCGTGCTCACGTTCTTCTTCACGTCCATCTACACCACCGCCACCGCCGTGGTGCTGATCTACGGGAAGAAGACTTTTTGGAAAGCTCTGCTACACGAATTTAACGTCTGCCTGGACGAATATCCGTGTTTGTCTTGTCTGAAGGTGCCTGAACAAAAGACTAAACCCAGCACTCCTGCAAAAGTTAAAAACTGA
- the vsig8b gene encoding V-set and immunoglobulin domain-containing protein 8b, with translation MDPVFTSVRLKVAVLFLVTIQLRTDVGKAMEVTSSGPQTIQKAKGETINLGCTYTPAPQDTGELDIEWSNLSPDMTQKDQLMLSYTGGQMHRYGDPSVSNRLNFIGNPKQGDASISISDVRLSDAATYQCKVKKAPGVDMRKVSLMVLVPPTAPKCWVEGGEEKGGTVSLRCESSQGSTPLSYVWRRESGGAMPSTATQNPETGELLIRNHTDSNVGSYACEAKNAVGKAQCKYALHAYNPTNKVGVIVGAVIGALLLLLLLLLLIWLLICCCHKRRYEKEVANEIREDTQAPESRPSSRNSSLRSVMGYRTHPGVQYSSVRNHLPSVRESGLSPVYTGGSNGTSQPTEGGNPPSLKYDHRYGYPV, from the exons ATGGATCCAGTATTCACAAGCGTGAGGCTAAAGGTGGCTGTGCTATTTCTGGTAACAATTCAGCTGAGGACAG ATGTGGGCAAGGCAATGGAGGTGACATCCTCGGGGCCACAGACCATTCAAAAGGCCAAGGGGGAGACGATCAACCTGGGATGCACCTACACCCCCGCCCCCCAAGACACAGGAGAACTGGACATTGAGTGGTCCAACCTCAGCCCGGACATGACACAGAAAGACCAACTG ATGTTGTCATACACAGGGGGCCAGATGCACCGATACGGAGACCCCAGCGTCTCCAACAGGCTCAACTTCATAGGGAACCCCAAGCAGGGAGACGCTTCCATCTCTATCTCCGATGTGAGGCTCTCAGACGCCGCCACCTACCAGTGTAAAGTCAAGAAGGCGCCGGGTGTCGACATGCGAAAAGTCTCTCTGATGGTGTTGG TTCCCCCGACGGCGCCAAAGTGTTGGGTTGAAGGCGGCGAGGAGAAAGGTGGCACAGTCTCTCTCCGATGCGAATCCTCTCAGGGATCCACTCCTCTCAGCTatgtgtggaggagagagagcggcGGAGCAATGCCATCCACTGCAACCCAAA ACCCGGAGACTGGGGAGCTTTTGATAAGGAACCATACAGACAGCAATGTTGGAAGTTACGCCTGTGAGGCAAAAAACGCTGTCGGCAAAGCACAGTGTAAATATGCACTGCATGCATACAACC CCACCAACAAAGTGGGTGTCATAGTTGGGGCGGTGATAGgtgctctcctgctgctgctcctcctcctgcttctcatCTGGCTCCTGATCTGCTGCTGCCACAAGCGGCGCTATGAGAAAGAGGTGGCAAATGAAATAag GGAGGACACCCAGGCCCCGGAGAGCAGACCATCCAGCAGAAACTCCAGTCTCCGCTCAGTGATGGGATACCGCACCCACCCCGGGGTGCAGTACAGTTCCGTGAGGAACCACCTGCCCAGCGTCCGTGAATCAGGCCTCAGTCCCGTCTACACAGGCGGGAGCAACGGCACATCACAGCCAACTGAAGGGGGAAATCCTCCTTCCCTAAAGTACGACCATCGATACGGATACCCTGTGTAA
- the LOC139283821 gene encoding leucine-rich repeat transmembrane neuronal protein 4-like: MGYCAHSKLHYSGGSNYDPKCECVPSLSGRQKPAVFGPLLPELRFLSSRSNLMCSLPIHLRGLLLPSVTMGSVMLDWRLSCLLLQAAVLLLLGKGERMCPASCRCEGKIVYCESGIFQDIPENITAGCQGLSLRYNNLLVLLPYQFAHLNQLIWLYLDHNSINAIDALAFHGVRRLKELILSSNKITHLHNNTFGAIPNLRNLDLSYNQLQSLQPGHFYGLRKLQNLHLRSNGLRQILVRTFLECRSLEFLDLGYNRLRSLTRTTFLGLFKLKELHLEHNQFSRINFFIFPRLTNLQALYLQWNRIRSINQGMPWTWHKLQKLDLSGNEIQILDPAVFQCMPNLQILNLESNKLSSVPVEAVAAWTSLTSISLAGNSWDCSPSICPLMGWLKNFRDAKDITMICSSPKSVQGERVVEVVRNHSTCLDASNVLSTTALIILTSSQADITTRLSPSGVTDLARIESPVQRLTTSPVHPVGTDIKATESTTMSSASPISPEPPASFIPELQFEHMAFHKIIAGSVALFLSVSLILLVIYVSWRRYPNTMRQLQQHSVNHKRRKKARKQDQDLNSQLQEYYLSYHSNSETMDSLVNETRPCTCTISGSIECEV; this comes from the exons ATGGGTTATTGCGCACACAGCAAGCTGCACTACAGCGGCGGCTCCAACTACGACCCCAAGTGCGAATGCGTCCCCTCTCTGAGCGGCAGACAGAAACCAGCGGTGTTCGGACCGCT GCTGCCTGAACTGCGATTTCTCTCATCTCGGAGCAATTTGATGTGCTCTTTACCCATCCATTTGAGAGGATTACTCCTTCCCTCGGTAACGATGG GTTCTGTGATGTTGGACTGGAGGTTATCCTGTCTTCTtctgcaggcagctgttttgctgctgctcGGCAAGGGGGAGAGGATGTGCCCCGCGAGTTGTCGCTGCGAAGGGAAGATTGTTTATTGCGAGTCTGGCATCTTCCAAGACATCCCAGAAAACATCACCGCGGGATGCCAAGGTCTGTCCCTGCGCTATAACAACCTGCTGGTTCTGTTGCCGTACCAGTTCGCTCATCTCAATCAGCTTATCTGGCTTTACTTGGACCACAACTCCATCAATGCTATAGATGCTTTAGCTTTCCACGGCGTGCGCAGGCTCAAGGAACTGATCCTCAGCTCCAACAAAATAACCCAtctgcacaacaacacatttggcGCCATACCAAACCTGCGAAATCTGGACTTATCATACAATCAGCTGCAGTCTCTGCAGCCAGGACATTTTTATGGTCTGCGCAAGCTGCAGAATCTCCACCTTCGATCCAATGGACTGAGACAGATCCTCGTCCGCACCTTTCTGGAATGCCGCAGCCTGGAGTTTCTGGACTTGGGTTACAATCGCTTGAGGAGCCTCACCCGCACAACGTTCTTAGGCCTGTTCAAGTTGAAAGAGCTTCATTTAGAGCACAATCAATTTTCTCGGattaatttcttcattttcccGCGCCTTACCAACCTCCAGGCTCTTTATTTGCAATGGAACCGCATACGATCCATCAATCAAGGCATGCCTTGGACCTGGCACAAACTACAGAAATTGGACCTGTCAGGGAATGAAATCCAAATCTTGGACCCGGCGGTCTTCCAGTGTATGCCGAACTTACAAATACTCAACCTTGAATCAAACAAGCTCAGTAGCGTGCCTGTGGAAGCTGTGGCAGCGTGGACTTCGCTGACCAGCATCAGCCTGGCAGGTAACTCCTGGGACTGCAGCCCCAGTATCTGCCCTCTCATGGGGTGGCTCAAAAACTTCAGAGACGCCAAAGACATCACTATGATCTGCAGCAGTCCCAAGTCTGTGCAGGGCGAAAGGGTCGTGGAGGTGGTGAGGAATCACTCGACGTGTTTGGACGCGTCAAATGTGTTGTCAACCACTGCCCTCATCATTCTGACTTCCTCCCAAGCTGACATCACAACACGCCTCTCTCCGTCTGGAGTCACAGACCTGGCTCGCATTGAGTCACCTGTACAGAGATTAACCACTTCGCCTGTCCATCCCGTTGGGACAGATATAAAGGCAACAGAGTCCACAACCATGAGCTCCGCATCACCCATCTCCCCTGAACCCCCTGCATCATTTATCCCAGAGCTACAGTTTGAACATATGGCTTTCCATAAAATCATTGCAGGCAGCGTAGCCCTGTTCCTGTCAGTGTCATTGATCCTTCTGGTTATTTATGTGTCGTGGAGACGCTACCCCAACACCAtgaggcagctgcagcagcactcagTCAACCATAAGCGCAGGAAAAAGGCCCGCAAGCAGGATCAGGATCTTAACTCTCAGTTGCAAGAGTACTATCTGAGCTACCACTCAAACTCAGAGACAATGGACTCTTTGGTGAATGAGACAAGGCCGTGCACATGCACCATATCGGGATCCATAGAATGTGAAGTCTGA